The genome window CTGACACTGCCTCCAGCGAGGGCAGCGCTGACAGCAAGCTCAAAACGGAGATGTCCTCCTCCATCTTCTTCGACAAGCCCCGGGagtcccccccacccctcctgGCCCTCGGCACCCCTTGCTAAGCGCCCAAGGGGAGCTGTAGAGATCGTTCCGCCACCTCCTCCCAAGACCAAACGTTGTTTTGCCGTTAGTGCCCATGTCTGGACGTGGAACCAGCAGAAGGAGCTGCACCCCGGGCTTCAAACCCCACACTGGGCAAGTGAGGCTTGAAAGCCCGGTCCCTGTGGCTGCATCGGCGGCCTTCTTGCCCCTGCCCAAAGGCCAGCAAGGGCATCACCGCCCTCCCGTCCTGGCTGCCTGGCCAGGCTCAGAGGGGTTGTTGCTCTGCAGATGGAGCTGTGCCAGAAAGGTCCCATCTGACCCTATGGAGGGTTTCCATGGAGGCTTGCAGAGGACACAGCAAACACAAactgcccttgtcctgtcctgtcccctCCTGCCAGCCCCCTCCACAGTAGGAGGTCCCAGTGACTGTATCCCACCGAGCGGTGCCCTGTAAGAGCTCAATAAACCAGTAACCTAGAGCACGCCACGCATCACCAGTCCGGCACTGCCGAGCAGAGCCCTTGGGAGCCGCTGCTTGGGGTTTGGATGGCTCTTCCCTAAAACCTGGGGGCTCTGGGGTGGGCATTAGGGCAGAAAAGCGGCCATGCCAGGTCAGGCAGCACCTAAAGGAGATGGGGAAAggccccccctgcccctctGCCCATCCCTTGGGGTGATGCTGGTGCCAAGCCAGCCCCTGGAAGGGTCTCCCCCAAAGCACTGGGCTTTGGCTGGTTTGTAGGGCTCAAACTGGTCCCAGTAAAGGCCATCCCAGCACTGGGCAGATGTGCTCCGCAGCCTGTAAGGAACCCAGTTCCCCCCCTGCACCACGCAGGACCAAGGTGCCGCTGCTACACGGTGTTGCCGTGCAGTGCCGGGGGGCACCATCCTGCTGCACCCCTGGCGCAGGGCGAAGCATCTCGTCCAAGCAGCACCGTGCAGGGCTCCCTGGTCCTTTGCGGGGACAAGGCTGCCCCAGAACCTCGGGTTCCAAGCTCCCGCACCCAGGAAGGGCTTCAGGGAGCAGCGGGGGCAGCGGGATAGGGCTGGGGGCAGGCGGCCCCGTCCGCTGGAGCTGTTAAAGCTCCTTGTCCTGCCGCTGGCACTTGCCCAGCCCACGAAATGCCGGGGCGAGGGAGACGGTTGCTACGGGCGGGTGAATGCGAGCGGCTCACTGCGGGCTTTGTGCGGCACCGACACCCACCGCGCTTCGCTTTCTCAGCCCCGTTGCCAGGGAAACAAAAGCCCCAGTTTTCTTCAGAGAGCACAAAaatgggttttttccttccctcccccccccccccccccgcaccacTGCTGGGCCCCACACTTTAGGGGCAAGAAGAGGGGTCTCATCCTGGCTCGGCGATGGAGAGAGGGGAGCGGAGCCCGGGCTGCTGCCATGCCCGCATCCCCCCGTGCCCCCACGGGCTCCCGGTGGCAGTGGGAGAGAAGGAGCGGGGGCATCTCCTGCGCTGGGTCCGCGCTGCTCGGTCCTGAGCCCGCGCCAAGCAGGAACAAAGCCGGGCTTGTTGCTGTGTCCCTGCGGGGATGGAtgtgtggggaggaggaggacagcGGGGGGGGCGCGGGCAGGGAGGGCGCAGGCTGCACCGCACGGCCCCATAGCAGGCAGAGCACCCCATAACCCCAGAGCGCGGATACCCGGGCAGGCTGCCATAGGGCACAAAGCACAACCCCGATGGGGGATTGGTGTCAGCGcaggggggatgcagggggcACAGGAGAGCACTGAGCACCGGCCCCgagagggagctgctgtgggcaAGGGGCAGGGAGATGGGGTAGGAGCCCTGCAGCAACCCCGCTCCAAACCCAGCATCGCAGCAGGACACAAGTGGGGGCAGAGGAAGGTCCAGCAGCAGCGATGGCTGCATCCAGACACCCCCAAGCTCATCTCTGCACCCGGAGGCGTGCAGAGCCATCAGGGTTGGCAGCTCTGGGGGGACCATGGAAAGGGGACAGCCCGGTGCTGCCTGGGGGACAGGGACCCTGGCCCGATGAGGTGCAGAGGAGGGATGGGTCTCACCCTGGCGAGGAAGCAACGTGACTGCAACCACCCCCCAACGCAAAAGTGTTAATTTATTATCATTAGGGAGGCAAAAAAATTGTACAGTAACAAGAATCATTTCCCAACAGAGGTCAAATCTGAGCCAAAATATctcttaaaaacaacaaaaaaaaaaaaaaaaagggggggggggtgtgacaCCACTTTACAAtccattaaattaaaaaaaaaaaaaaaaaaaagagaaggaaacctCTCTTTGTGCAATTCTGCAAAaacaagaagagaagagaagaggagccCCCGGCCTCACCATGGCTGGGAGAGGGACCCTGCAGCCCCCCCATTGCCCCGGGGCCACCCCCCtctgccagcactgctggggtcgctgctgcctccctctgtgctgctgaccTGACCCACTGCCACATCCCTAACCCCCCCCAACCCACCCCCCCAGCCTGCACCTGCAGAGGCCCGACAACAGCACCGATGGGCACAGCCTCCCTCAGCCCCACTCcattccctctcccctccccacctgcagAATGGACCCAACCTTGCCCACGTCCCCCcaggcagggcagtgctggcaatGGGAGCATCGCCCCAGtgctgccgggggggggggggtcccccgGGCCTGTGCGTGTCTCCatgcatccctccctccctcccccgtGTCCCTGTGCAATGTCCTTGGCCAGCAGCCcccaggcaggggcaggagaTGTCTTGTGAGGagacagcagagctgagccccCTCTGGGGCAgtgggggaggcaggagccagGCCCCTGCTCCCCACGGGGCTGCTGGCATCGCTGTCCCCCCCTGCACTGGCACCATCCCCTCAGATTGCACGGCAGAGCAGCAGGActgggcagcagggcaggatttGGCCCATGCACATGTACcggggctggggcggggggaaCACATAGGGCAAGGGGATGagcagcccagggcaggggttggggcagCGGCACAGCAGCCAGAGGCAATGCGGGGGGAGGCTGTGGGTTGTCACTAATCCCTATAGGAGAGGAACCTGGGACTGGCATCacctcccctgcagccctgcctgagGGGAGGGCATGCTCCCAACACCCCCAGGATGCTCTGTGCAGGGGAAGGGACAAAGGAGCCCCTGGGGACCTGCCCACAGCCTGGCACAGCCCCATCCCCAAGGGGCTGCCTTCTGTCACCCCCTTGCTCCCAGTGCTGAGCCTCAGCCAGGCTCGGGGAGCCCCCAGCCTTCCTTCTGCTCCGAGGGCCCAGTTTAGTAACAGCGCTACCGCTTAAATTAAAAActtgaaatatatatacatatatatatagtgtataCCCAGACAACAACCGACCAGGGCCAGAACGGgagggagagacagagagaggagaggagggcagCTGGACATTTTCTTTACAATAAAAACAAGGGCTCCACCTCAACGCGAGCGGAGTCTGGGGTCCCCTAAAAATACCCATCTAGAGAGAGAGCTGAAGGGacagaggagaagagagaaggggCATGGGCTTGTACAATGGCATCTTCCCGCTGTGAACCGCAGCCTGCGGGATCTCAGCTTCTCCTGGACTTCGAGTGCTGGATAAGCCACTGTAGGGTGATGTCTGTGAAGGCAAGAGGAAACCTACAGCCTCACCCCCTCCTGTACCCGGGCAAACAGCCGTGGGCTCCCCCCCATGCCCAGCCCCGCAGCAGAGCCGCCGGTACTCACCGATGTTGTCCTTTTCTTTGCAGGAGATGGAGTAGCAACAGATCTCTCGGTCCTGGATGGCAGAGAGGTTCCTGCAGGGAAGAAACGAGCTCTGGCTGCAGACCCCCACGGCCGTGCACTGGCAGTGATGGGAGATgcctctgggcagcctcttGAGGGGTCCCTTTGGACCTCAGCTCCAAGACTGGGGACAGCGATCCCTCCCCAGGCTCGCAGGGACCCGCATGTGGGTTGGGTGACGACACCAGCACACTGTGCCCATGACTGATGGCCAGGCACAGCCTGGGGGGGTAATGtgatggggcaggagggaccCAACCCCATGGAGAGCCTGGCTACAACCACACTGCTTCCCTCCCTAAACCTCGGTTGCACAGCCCTGCAGCGAGACAGGGCAGCGAGGGTTTGGGAGCTGCACAAGTGCCAAAGGGGCAGGGGAGCTCTTCAAGGGGTGGTTGGGGGGAAACAAAGGTGCTGTCCATCAGCACAGCACCCCAGGCCCCTGTCTGCAGGGCAGGGGATTGCTGCCAGCAGGAGGGAGCATCTGCTGCCAAGAGGATGCGTGAAACAGGGGAGAGCTACATGGATGGTGTCGCACCCTGGAGCAGGAGCCAAGCACCCAGGGCTGCCCATGGAGCAGcgccagcagcaggcagcggGGCACAGCTGTGAGGGTGATGggagcccagcaccagcaccagcaccagcaccagcaccagcgcTGGGCCGGGCCCCAACGCCACCGTGTGGCAGGCAGGACCCAGCCCTCGCACTGgcggcagcagctcccagctcctcccTTACCccacaggcacagagatgtcACCCCCGCCTTAGCATGTCCCCAGGCACCGCAGCGCAGCCCcggctggggcaggagctcaGTGGGGTGCCCGTGCTGGGTACCCGGGGTGCTGTGTTCAGCTCAGGGCCCCCCAAAGCAAAGGGGGTGTGAACCTGCTcgagaggccagaggaggcaATGATGCTCcgaaggctggagcagctctgctctggagccaggctgagagagctgggctggggcagcctggagaagagaaggctcctgaaggggagacctgagagcagctccagtgcctgaaggggctgcaggaaacctggagaggggcttgggacaaggttGAaattccaacctaaaccattctaggaCTCTGATCCTACGGCATGCCAGGAGCGGGGACAATTCCACTGTGTCACAGCCCCACTGTGGCTGCAGGGCCATGGACACTTACATCTTCTCAATGAGCTCTTTCTCATCCAAGGCACCAGGCAGGTCTCGCTTGTTCCCCAGGACTAGGACCTGCAGGGTGGGAGAGGGGACACCTGAAGCTCCTGGCCAGCAGACCAGGCAGGAACCTGCTTCTGCCACCCAGAAGCGGACCCTGCTTGAGGCGCAAGACAGCTCTGCCCTCTTCTGTAGGTTCTGCCTGGATGCAGAAAAGCCCTTCAGCGGCAATCAGAAGGCAGAGCATTTCAATTAACAGCTATAATTAGCCCATGCACAGCATCTCTGGTGCACTCTCTAGTGCCAGTGAGaagccagccccacagcacgCTCTCCCATAAGGGCACCAGTGTGTGCCGTGCCACCAAGGATGCGCTCCCAGGAGTCTCTTGCAGTCTTTGAGCCAAAAGTCAAGTGAAACAGCTAAACCCAGTGTTACTGGGGAGCGGTGAGATGTGGATGCTGTGCAGagcctgctctctgcaggcagCCAGCCCAGTGTTTGCACCATCCACTGATCTCTACTTCTTTCAAGGCTTTCCGCATCCACAAAGGAATCCTCAGACTCTGCGAGGAAAATAATCACCCGTCAGGACTTGTTCATCCCTCCGGAGTGCACCACGCGCCTGTCATCTGACAAGGACAGCACCGAGACTGCGGCCGCCTCCCCGGGGTGAGCCCGGGCCTCTGCAGCAGCGCAGGAACGCAGCATCCCCCAGCTCGAGTCGGGAGACTTGTTCTCAGAAAGCAGCATCCAGAGGGGCTGCGAATGCGGTGCATTATGTCAGGAGCTTAATTTAGATGGCAGTGAATGTTTGGGATCTGTTGCAAGATCCTCAATCGCTTCCTTTCAAAGGACGCTGATTTTGGATGCTCCATAAGCGCCTGGGCATGAGCAGCGCGTCCTGCACTGCCGCCACATCCCACCTCCTGCAAATGCCACAGCCATGCAGCCGCTCTCCTAGGAGACAAGACCTTAATGTCCCCCTCTAAATAAGGTGCAAATTCATGTGGGAGGACAGATGTCACACACTGGGATGTGTCTACGGGTCTGGTCTCTTTTCAAGCCCCCTTCCCTTTTTGTTGGTCCAGCCCTGGACCAGGAACCATCATTGACCCAGCTCTCACAGGAGTGCAGGAACCCCCACAAGGAAGGGGATCCCCATCCCAAATCTGCTTTGCAAAATGCCAGCCCCCCCTGCTGCAAACCCTGGCAGCCACCAGCCTGGAGACTGTGAGCAGCTTGGGGGGGGGACCTATCCTGGCAACAGCTCACCGGGATGCCCTGGAGCTGTGGCTTGTCGAGCAGGTTGTGCAGTTCATTCTTGGAGGCCTCTATCTTCTCCTGGTCGGCGGCATCCACCATGTACCTGCAAGGGAAGGGACACCCCTGAGTGCAGGTGCTGAGGTCCCCACGCCCCGGTGCTGTGTTGAGGTCTGTGCCACAACCAAACCTTGctcacacagcagctgcaccccCCCACAGGCTCCTGGGACAGTGCATGCAGGTGATGGATAACAGCATCCTTCCCTCAGCACCCTTCTTCCCAAAGAAGTCTGTGGGGCCGAGAGCTGTTTGTGCCCCCCAGGGGAGTGGGGacctccctgtccccatccctgcaggggtCCACCCCACTGACAGAAGGGATATGGTGGGTGAGGGAAGACCAGCCACTGCCCAGGCAGAAGAAGCTGCAGAACACACATCATTGCCCTCAAGGCTCATCTGTATGTGGCAGCTCCTATGGAGACACCCAGAATAGAGGATAACAAGTGGAGAGGACAAGAGGAGCTGGTGATGAAGAGACCCAGGAGTGGGGAGAGGACCTGCTCATCCTCTTGATGGGAACTATCTTGGGCATGAAGCTTGGGCCAAAGGGCACGTGAAGCCAGAGACAGCAATGCTTGCTCTGAGCAAACGGGGGATTTAGGGAAGGATTTAGCTCTTTCGGGTGATGCCCATCCTGCAAAGGACATGAATGAAGCCCAAACTGGGGAGAGGAACTGATTAAAGCAGCCTTTATTTTAAAGAtcaagaagctgggagagaaGAAGTGAGAAACGCCATCGAGCTTCCACAGGCCTTGTGGGCTctactgaaaacaggaaaagagccgTCAGCTACTGAAGTGCTGAACGCAGGAAAAAGTGCATGGCTGTACCtagagggagaggggaaaaacccACCCAGGCACTGTCATGAGCCTTCGGCATGCTGGGCAGGATGGGAGGGCTGAAGGTAAGGGAATAGGGCTGTGAGGCAGCTCAAGGCAGACAGAAGCGTGACCGAGATGGCCACAGGTCCCTACAGGTCCCTCTGTTTTCCTCTCAACCAGAT of Lathamus discolor isolate bLatDis1 chromosome 19, bLatDis1.hap1, whole genome shotgun sequence contains these proteins:
- the ARL8A gene encoding ADP-ribosylation factor-like protein 8A; translation: MLALFNKLLDWFRALFWKEEMELTLVGLQYSGKTTFVNVIASGQFNEDMIPTVGFNMRKITKGNVTIKLWDIGGQPRFRSMWERYCRGVSAIVYMVDAADQEKIEASKNELHNLLDKPQLQGIPVLVLGNKRDLPGALDEKELIEKMNLSAIQDREICCYSISCKEKDNIDITLQWLIQHSKSRRS